The proteins below come from a single Papaver somniferum cultivar HN1 chromosome 11, ASM357369v1, whole genome shotgun sequence genomic window:
- the LOC113323576 gene encoding uncharacterized protein LOC113323576 has product MVHVDSSTVAVPDLVDSQAQAVCLSIEMLNSIFQKKITTVVSIPPPCRLNFSRALKSALDKVLARPGYLIVWLHLLLLPVCTLNLYIPKGTGEERCGVRKKLQIAAINQALCKWREPNGCFVLVQNLLDLTKHSAKQQRPRRKKEDNTNIQACKKKISFGHFTAVIRVLFSDGIAPATSETLHDLQKKHPFARPPIVPADDITTPSLAVEATAVLAALKSFPKGTSCARDDLRDQHLLDAMSGTAAAVADDLLQSIAGVVNFWLAGLFPPIIGEYVASAPLIPLLKPGGGLRPIVVGTI; this is encoded by the exons ATG GTCCATGTAGATTCATCGACGGTTGCTGTCCCTGATTTGGTTGATTCTCAAGCTCAAGCAGTCTGTCTTTCAATTGAGATGCTTAACTCGATTTTTCAGAAGAAAATTACCACTGTAGTAAGTATACCACCCCCTTGTAGACTGAACTTTTCTCGTGCCCTTAAATCAGCTTTAGATAAAGTGCTTGCTCGCCCTGGGTATTTAATAGTTTGGTTGCACCTGCTTTTACTCCCTGTTTGCACGCTTAATTTGTATATACCTAAGGGCACTGGCGAAGAAAGATGTGGGGTTAGAAAGAAACTGCAGATTGCAGCAATCAATCAAGCTTTATGTAAGTGGAGAGAGCCTAATGGTTGTTTTGTGCTAGTTCAAAATCTGCTCGATCTTACAAAACATAGTGCCAAGCAGCAACGTCCCAGGAGGAAGAAGGAAGACAACACCAATATACAGGCTTGCAAGAAGAAGATCAGCTTTGGCCATTTTACGGCTGTTATCCGTGTTCTTTTTTCTGATGGCATTGCACCTGCGACTTCAGAGACACTACATGATCTCCAGAAAAAACATCCCTTTGCTCGGCCCCCAATTGTACCTGCAGATGATATTACCACCCCTTCTTTAGCTGTTGAAGCAACTGCGGTTTTAGCTGCTCTGAAAAGCTTCCCTAAGGGCACTTCTTGTGCACGAGATGACCTTAGAGATCAGCATCTGCTTGACGCAATGAGTGGTACCGCTGCTGCTGTGGCTGATGACTTGTTACAATCCATTGCAGGGGTAGTCAATTTTTGGCTAGCTGGTCTTTTCCCTCCAATTATTGGTGAATACGTGGCCAGCGCACCATTAATCCCACTCCTAAAGCCAGGTGGTGGATTGCGACCAATTGTCGTGGGCACTATATGA